Proteins encoded within one genomic window of Besnoitia besnoiti strain Bb-Ger1 chromosome II, whole genome shotgun sequence:
- a CDS encoding hypothetical protein (encoded by transcript BESB_040690), giving the protein MIGVRKSRHSRASGHTCGGDKGFKESQPHAAYPGCHRTRMQILERAIVSSRHHGSQNIRLQQPGEFHMLGTADGPEILGPSSSLSQFPSCSPPKYASGVNRPRGDAGRNCVRYKAVQDFFRPHPALQRVNLRPMHVPGLVPFLTPPRCDAAIP; this is encoded by the coding sequence ATGATCGGGGTCAGAAAAAGCAGACATTCCCGCGCTTCGGGCCACACTTGTGGAGGGGACAAAGGCTTCAAAGAGAGTCAGCCTCACGCAGCCTATCCGGGCTGCCACCGAACTCGCATGCAGATTCTGGAAAGGGCAATCGTTTCCAGTCGGCATCATGGGAGTCAGAATATCCGCCTGCAACAACCAGGAGAGTTTCACATGCTCGGAACAGCAGACGGCCCCGAAATCCTCGGTCCCAGCAGCTCACTCAGCCAATTCCCGTCCTGTTCCCCTCCGAAGTATGCTTCTGGGGTAAACCgtccgcgcggagacgccggaaGGAACTGCGTCAGGTACAAGGCAGTGCAGGATTTTTTTCGTCCGCACCCCGCCTTGCAGAGGGTGAACTTGAGACCAATGCACGTGCCAGGCCTTGTCCCTTTTCTAACCCCCCCTCGATGCGATGCGGCAATTCCCTAA
- a CDS encoding cysteine-tRNA synthetase (CysRS) (encoded by transcript BESB_040700), translating to MASEARNGAPCCGPAVGEHWQMPSKEGKLLTGLVVNNSMAGRRVEFVPQKGNQVCWYGCGPTVYDASHMGHARTYVTFDVIRRIMSDYLNYDVTMCMNITDIDDKIIKRSIEQGVDFLTLARHWEKEFFNDMAALNVRLPTVVTRVSEYIPEVLSLIQRIEKNGYAYESQGSVYFDTQSFRNSDKHIYGRMEPSSVSDESRVLEGEGELGVTSSEKRHPCDFALWKKAKEGEPSWDSPWGKGRPGWHIECSAMADSVLPFPLDIHSGGIDLRFPHHDNELAQSEAAADRPQWVNYFLHSGHLHIHGAKMSKSLKNFITIKECLSRFTARQIRLLCLMNRWDSFMNYSPDGETMQQAIDVDRAFDNFFALAKAKLRDASPPSDYSQKWSADEFALNASLRTAKEQVHAAILDNFSTPEAVVALQHLMSATNSYLNQKSGGEVKAPLVKEVAKYIFHMLKIFGVVEDDEEDLMYARAQGSTAAAAEATDGLVHCLGAFRETVRTTATQGMKEANQEIKRAAPSQKGTSADGDAAANGGGDVLQSLCAKMRTLLQACDDVRDKKLTDLGVLLQDRPDGTFVFKRVSKEELQRACELKEEEERKRRLQREEQQKAAAALQAKKERERQVPPADYFRVLQADLYADFDEQGVPLTLKSGEPVSKTQRQKMLKQIEKHQKVFEQWRASQEKQA from the exons ATGGCCAGCGAAGCGAGGAATGGGGCGCCGTGCTGCGGGCCGGCTGTCGGCGAGCATTGGCAAATGCCGTCGAAGGAAGGGAAATTGCTTACAGGCTTGGTCGTCAACAACTCCATGGCTGGTCGAAGGGTTGAATTCGTCCCGCAG AAGGGAAACCAGGTTTGCTGGTACGGATGCGGTCCGACCGTGTACGACGCCAGCCACATGGGTCACGCCCGGACCTACGTCACTTTCGATGTGATTCGCCGAATCATGAGCGACTACCTGAACTACGATGTGACGATGTGCATGAACATCACCGATATTGATGATAAAATCATCAAACGGTCTATCGAGCAA GGCGTCGACTTTCTCACGCTGGCGCGACACTGGGAAAAGGAGTTCTTCAACGACATGGCTGCTTTGAACGTCCG GCTGCCGACGGTGGTCACGCGCGTCAGCGAATACATTCCGGAAGTTCTGTCTCTCATCCAGCGCATTGAGAAGAACGGCTACGCGTACGAGAGCCAGGGTTCGGTTTACTTCGACACGCAGAGCTTCCGCAACAGTGACAAACACATTTATGGCCGAATGGAGCCTTCATCCGTCTCTGACGAATCCCG AGTCctcgagggagaaggcgaactGGGCGTCACGTCCTCGGAGAAGCGCCACCCGTGCGACTTTGCGCTctggaagaaggcgaaggaaggcgagcctTCGTGGGACTCTCCTTGGGGCAAAGGCCGACCTG GCTGGCACATCGAGTGCTCAGCGATGGCGGACAGCGTCCTGCCGTTCCCGCTGGACATCCACAGCGGCGGCATCGACCTGCGCTTCCCACACCACGATAACGAGCTCGCACAGtctgaagctgctgcagatcgCCCACAGTG GGTCAACTACTTCCTTCACTCCGGGCACCTGCACATCCACGGGGCGAAAATGTCCAAGTCCCTGAAGAACTTCATTACAATCAAGGagtgcctctcgcgcttcacAGCGCGGCAGATTCGCCTGCTGTGTTTGATGAACCG GTGGGACTCGTTCATGAACTACAGCCCTGACGGTGAAACAATGCAGCAGGCCATCGACGTCGATCGTGCATTCGACaacttcttcgcgctcgccaaAGCGAAGCTCagagacgcgtcgccgccttccgaCTACTCGCAGAAATGGAGCGCTGACGAGTTCGCGCTCAACGCCAGTCTGCGAACCGCGAAGGAGCAG GTTCATGCGGCGATTCTCGACAACTTCAGCACGCCCGAGGCAGTCGTCGCTCTGCAGCACCTCATGTCCGCGACGAACAGCTACTTGAACCaaaagagcggcggcgaagtcAAGGCTCCCCTCGTCAAGGAAGTCGCGAAGTACATCTTCCACATGCTGAAG ATTTTCGGTGTCgtggaagacgacgaagaggatcTGATGTACGCGAGGGCGCAGGGCTCcacagcggctgctgcagaggcgactgACGGCTTGGTGCATTGCCTTGGAGCCTTCCGAGAGACG GTGCGGACAACCGCGACGCAGGGCATGAAGGAGGCGAACCAGGAGATTAAGCGCGCGGCACCGTCGCAGAAAGGCACTTCAgctgacggcgacgccgccgccaacggaggcggcgacgtgcTGCAGTCTCTGTGCGCGAAGATGCGCACACTGCTTCAGGCCTGCGACGATGTTCGCGACAAGAAGCTCACCGACTTGGGTGTCCTCCTCCAAGACCGCCCCGACGGCACTTTCGTCTTCAAGCGCGTCAGCAA GGAGGAGCTTCAGCGGGCCTGCGAgctgaaggaggaggaggagcggaagcgccgcctgcagagagaagagcaaCAGAAAGCCGCG gcagcgctgcaggcgaagaaagagCGCGAACGCCAGGTTCCGCCCGCCGACTACTTCCGCGTGCTGCAGGCGGATCTCTACGCAGACTTCGATGAACAGGGAGTTCCGCTGACTCTCAAGAGCGGGGAACCTGTAtcgaagacgcagcgccaAAAAATGTTGAAG CAAATCGAGAAGCACCAGAAGGTCTTCGAACAGTGGCGCGCCTCCCAGGAGAAGCAGGCTTAA
- a CDS encoding hypothetical protein (encoded by transcript BESB_040680), with amino-acid sequence MAAWSAAPCIDIGFSASAIQSSFFRPGPFKEDVDVIGAQAFRSLEPDTSLLEVTLSISGNSHAVAHVMREGSTLVYFGVLVGPPIAQSALVVRSLRSNPQCSLQRNTASGPVFLRCANWEFLIRHAAQEQSLQVADKRRMWKLWIMGGMAAAAVAASARLIWKGYTKDNVLGSLIWNTAYDALPERVKRALLGAHAWRTGKKKIKERQLKKRVGSALFHQDDDDVSRETKGFAAEGLITVGSLRRKSVLTRQAGLRLEDNTSAGVVAEFSERFASRSRLVVFEQVDIITMFHRCRAHHVGIRTSRKLTTHGCCPREYAEWSQGHILA; translated from the exons ATGGCGGCCTGGTCGGCTGCACCTTGTATTGATATTGGATTCTCGGCATCAGCTATTCAGTCTTCGT TTTTCCGTCCGGGGCCGTTCAAGGAGGACGTCGATGTCATTGGTGCGCAGGCATTTCGCTCCTTGGAGCCCGATACCTCGTTGCTGGAAGTCACATTGTCAATAAGCGGTAACAGCCACGCTGTCGCCCACGTGATGCGGGAAGGCAGCACACTCGTCTATTTTGGCGTATTGGTTGGACCGCCTATTGCGCAGAGTGCATTGGTCGTCAGATCTCTGAGGAGTAACCCGCAGTGCTCACTGCAGCGGAATACAGCCTCCGGTCCTGTATTCCTTCGCTGCGCGAATTGGGAGTTCCTCATCCGACATGCAG CTCAAGAGCAATCGTTGCAGGTGGCTGATAAGCGCCGTATGTGGAAACTGTGGATCATGGGAGGCatggcagccgcggccgtaGCTGCGTCGGCTCGGCTCATTTGGAAGGGATACACGAAGGACAATGTTCTCGGTTCATTAATATGGAATACCGCTTATGATGCACTTCCTGAACGAGTCAAAC GAGCGTTGCTGGGTGCCCACGCTTGGAGAACGGGGAAAAAAAAAATAAAGGAGAGGCAGCTAAAAAAACGAGTCGGTAGTGCGCTGTTCCATCAGGACGATGACGATGTCTCGAGGGAAACCAAG GGATTCGCTGCCGAGGGGCTAATCACGGTTGGTTCGCTGCGTAGAAAAAGCGTTCTGACCCGCCAGGCGGGTCTTCGTCTCGAAGACAATACTTCTGCTGGGGTGGTTGCAGAGTTTTCAGAACGATTTGCTAGTCGCTCACGATTAGTAGTATTCGAACAAGTTGACATCATTACAATGTTCCACCGGTGCAGAGCTCATCACGTCGGCATTCGCACGAGCAGAAAACTGACTACTCATGGCTGCTGCCCTCGTGAGTACGCAGAATGGTCACAGGGCCACATTTTAGCGTAA